In Toxoplasma gondii ME49 chromosome VIII, whole genome shotgun sequence, a single genomic region encodes these proteins:
- a CDS encoding hypothetical protein (encoded by transcript TGME49_268660) translates to MPSTGESDTGGKCPPSSSKLPELRVSSPKDQPASSPYMDPSTGKAIPIEKGDWRRTGVPPTQPQADGESQCVDGKNVLDPNQLDFRIERQESRLPEEEEIKY, encoded by the exons ATGCCAAGCACAGGGGAGAGTGATACCGGTGGCAAGTGCCCCCCATCGTCCAGTAAACTCCCAGAACTACGCGTTTCATCGCCGAAGGACCA GCCTGCTTCATCGCCATACATGGATCCAAGCACGGGCAAGGCTATTCCCATCGAAAAGGGCGACTGGCGACGGACAGGCGTGCCTCCCACTCAACCACAAGCCGATGGTGAATCGCAATGTGTTGACGGCAAAAACGTGCTCGATCCAAATCAACTTGATTTCAGAAtagaaagacaagagagtcgccttccagaagaagaagaaataaAGTACTGA
- a CDS encoding hypothetical protein (encoded by transcript TGME49_268670~Predicted trans-membrane domain (TMHMM2.0):38-61:80-100) codes for MRSFLEQARNSISMSLQSPTPPAPLPPPVDTMHNTLKRINLATAVTTLTAGICLTAAISLTNDCENLRAVSMILASLLALSGMTAIIMRIKEPASVNTQSKIIIHPWSIKELVEVSLSSGTVTIGFADIILTYLHHIMLAAVSMMSLVALAMAIAFSDCSESNPYLFWGLTGASAATICLCATSKVLIIRHLPYGAMEYATIYYTNLLSALGAAWGYAKGAFTSKK; via the exons ATGCGGAGCTTCCTGGAACAAGCCAGAAATTCCATATCGATGTCGCTGCAGTCACCGACGCCGCCAGCACCGCTTCCTCCGCCGGTGGACACTATGCATAACACACTAAAAAGAATCAATCTG GCGACGGCGGTCACCACATTAACAGCGGGAATTTGTTTGACAGCAGCGATCTCTTTGACGAACGACTGCGAAAATTTGAGAG CCGTGTCAATGATTCTGGCGTCACTCCTTGCTCTG AGTGGTATGACCGCTATCATCATGCGCATCAAAGAACCTGCCAGTGTGAATACCCAAAGCAAGATCATTATACATCCGTG GTCGATAAAGGAGCTCGTTGAG GTGTCACTAAGCAGCGGGACTGTGACAATTGG ATTCGCGGACATTATCCTG ACATATTTGCATCACATAATGTTGGCGGCCGTCTCCATGATGTCTTTGGTCGCACTTGCCATGGCGATCGCATTTTCA GACTGCAGTGAGAGCAATCCATATCTCTTTTGGGGGTTGACTGGAGCTTCTGCAG CAACGATTTGTCTCTGCGCGACTTCAAAAGTCCTCATCATTCGCCATTTGCCATACG GTGCTATGGAATATGCCACGATATATTACACTAATTTGCTGTCCGCGTTGGGTGCCGCCTGGGGGTACGCTAAAGGGGCGTTCACCTCGAAGAAGTAA